A region from the Mercenaria mercenaria strain notata chromosome 7, MADL_Memer_1, whole genome shotgun sequence genome encodes:
- the LOC128558747 gene encoding uncharacterized protein LOC128558747: MADVREENDQVREEFCLQCTRKDKKTVASVFCYDCDNFQCTQCADVHNFFDVMKGHKMAKASEITTKPVKFDMEGLDRCETHVKLFEFLCNDHDKLCCSTCAIINHRTCDSVVEIQNIAVVSEETGMEIRSRLLGAKELCKSVVMHWNLFKISLRDTVKALPEKINNIRAQMNKKFDDLLHDVEKDSATFLKL; this comes from the coding sequence atggCTGACGTGCGAGAAGAAAATGACCAGGTTAGGGAAGAGTTCTGTTTACAATGTACACGAAAGGATAAAAAGACAGTTGCTTCAGTGTTTTGTTATGATTGTGACAATTTTCAATGTACACAGTGCGCGGACGTTCATAACTTTTTTGATGTTATGAAAGGTCACAAGATGGCAAAGGCAAGTGAAATCACGACAAAACCAGTTAAATTCGATATGGAAGGACTGGACCGGTGTGAAACACACGTGAAATTATTCGAGTTTCTATGTAATGATCATGATAAGCTTTGTTGCAGTACTTGTGCCATAATTAATCACCGGACATGTGACAGTGTAGTGGAAATACAAAACATCGCAGTTGTTTCCGAAGAAACGGGTATGGAAATACGATCACGTCTGCTTGGTGCAAAAGAATTATGTAAATCCGTTGTAATGCATTGGAATTTGTTCAAGATATCGTTACGTGACACTGTAAAAGCTCTGCCAGAAAAGATCAACAATATAAGAGCTCAGATGAATAAAAAGTTCGATGATCTTTTGCATGACGTAGAGAAAGATAGCGCTACATTCTTGAAGCTTTAA